TAGAGAAGAACTTTCATTTTTATCACGCTCGAATTCATTTTTTAAAAAATTATATATTTCTTTCATTGTACCAATTTTTCGGGAAAAATACAAGAGGAAAATGAAAAAAATAAGCCTGTAAATTTAAGCTTTAAAATTTCAGTATAATACCTTTTTGTTTTGGCAAAAATAATTCTGAAAAAATATATGAGGACTTGTATGGAAAATAAAAAAAATTTCATTAAAACTGTAGTTACAGGGGTAGTTACAGGCTTTGTAAATGGGTTTTTCGGGGCAGGGGGCGGTCTTATTTTAGTTCCGCTTTTAAAAAAGCTTTGTAATGAGAAAACGGCGCACTCAACCTCGGTAGCCGTTATTTTACCTCTTTGCGTTGTGGGATATTTTATTTATTCAAGCAATATAACTCAGCTTTCTGTTGAGGCGTTGCCCTTTATTATAGGCGGTGTTTTAAGTGCGCCGTTGGGAGCGTTATTTTTAAAAAAGCTGTCCCCGACGCTGTTAAAAAAGCTTTTTGGCGGCTTTATGATTTTTTGCGCACTCAGAATGATATTTACAGGATAAAAAAGTATGGATAATTTTTTGTATATTTTCATCGGATTTTTGTCGGGAATACTCAGCAGTATGGGCTTTGGCGGCGGCACCGTGCTTGTCTTGCTGCTTACAAGCTTTATGGGAGTTTCACAAATAAAGGCGCAGGGCATAAATTTGCTTTATTTTATTCCCGTTGCTGCGGCATCTCTTATTTTTCATTTTAAAAATAATGCCGTTGATAAGGCTGTGGCATCACAGCTGATTGCGTGGGGAATTATAGGCTCATTCTTCGGAGCTTTAACAGCCAATTTTCTTGAAGGCAAAATATCGCTGAAATTTATTTTTGCCCTTTTTGTTTTAGCCTTGGGATTAAAAGAAATTTTCAGTAAAAAGAACGAGAAGGAAAAGGAAAAATGAAAATAGTAATAATAGGTGGCGGTTACGCAGGAGTTTTGACAGCCAAAAAATTAGCAAAGCTATCAAAGAAAAGAAAAACCATTGACATAACTCTTATTGATAAAAACTCTTATCATACTATGCTGACAGAGCTTCATGAGGTGGTGGGAGGAAGAGTTGAACAGGATAACATAAAAATTGATTTGAATAAAATTTTTTATTCAAGGCCGGTACGCATCGTACAGGACGAAATACTATCGGTAGATAAAGAAAAAAGAACAGTTTACGGAAAGAAAAAGGCATACGATTACGATATTCTTGTTGTTGCCACAGGCTCACAGCCCACATATTTCAATGTAAAGGGCGCAAAAGAAAACGCTTTCCCCCTATGGAGCTTTGATGATGCAGTAAGACTTAAGGAGCATATTGAAGGGCTTTTTTGCTCGGCTAAGAATGAAAATAATAAAATCCCGATATTTGTAATAGGAGCAGGCTTTACGGGAGTTGAAACAGCAGGAGAAATAGCGGAATATGTGCCGATACTTTGTAAAAAATACGGTGTTTCCCGTGAAAGAGCAGAAATATATTTAATAGATTTACTGGACAGAGTTATTCCCACTTTACCTCAAAAGCTTTCTTCAAAGGTGCAAAAAAGACTTGAGAAAATGGGCGTTAAGGTTATGCTTAAAACAAACGTAACCGAAATAAGCCAAAGCAAAATATTTTTAGATAAAAAAAGCTTTGATACACAGACAGTTATATGGGCGGCGGGTATAGAGGGCGCAGAGATTAGCCAAAATATGTCTGAAAAAAATCTCAAAGGAAGGCTCAAAACAGATGCTTTTCTAAGATGTACAGATTATCCCGAAATTTTTGCAGTGGGAGATTGCCTTTATTATGAATATGAGGGAAGCTGTGTTCCCAGAATGGTGGAAAATGCAGAGCAAAGTGCGGAAATCTGCGCTCACAATATTTTTGTTACAGCTTTTAATAAAGGCTCTTTAAAGGAATATAAGCCCTCTTTTCACGGGGTTATGGTGTGTGTAGGCAGCCGTTACGGTGTGGCAAGGGTAGGCTTTAAAAACAAAATGTTTAATTTGCCTTCCTTTTTAGCTATGTTTGCAAAGCATTTTATAAATATAGTTTATTTTTGTGAAGTGTGTGGCTACAACAAGGTAGCAAGCTATATAAAGCACGAATTTATAGATATAAAACACCGCCGAAGCTTTTTGGGAGGACTTTTTGCAATTAAGCTTCCTGCAATTCTTTGTGTACCTCTGAGGGTATGGTTAGGTGCAGTGTGGGTTTTTGAAGGGGTAATGAAAATTGTCGGCGGTTGGTTTTCAACGCCTCAGTTAAAGTCATTTTTTGAAGGTGCAAACAGCTTTTATGACAGTATTCTAAATAATACTGCAAGGCACGTAAGCTTGACAACAGATGCCCTTTCCGCCGCAACAGGCGCAGGAGGTCAGGAGGCGGAAAGTATGGGAAGGGTTATTTTTAATTTACCCATATTCAATATAGTCCGTTTTCTTTTTGTGTGCGGTGCCGACCTTTCAAAAGCAACGACGAATGACTTTGCATTTAAAATTGACGTTCCTCTTTTAGACGTTTTTATAAATAATGTTGTTTTGCCCTCAGCCACAATGCAAATGACAATGCAGATTGTAATAGTTATAGCTGAAATTCTCATAGGCTTTGCAATTATGGGCGGACTTTTTACCTTTTGGGCATTGTTGGTTTCCTTGATATTGCAAATGATGTTTATAACGACAACGGGACTTTATCTCAACACCTTTTGGATGATTTTTGCGGCAATAGCGTTGCTTATAAACAGCGGACGCTGTCTGGGGCTTGATTACTACGCTTCGCCTCTTTTGAAAAAAGGCTGGAAAGCGTTGCCCTTTGTCAGAAGGTGGTATATATATCATGACTGAAAAAATCAATATATCAACGCTGTTGTCAGAGGTAAGCGAAATTATAAAAGGAGCGCTGTTAGGCGCTCCCGAGCTTATATTGACCTATACTCAGCATCTTACAAATGCTACGGGGAAAATGTTCAGAGCAAGGCTTTTGCTTGTTTCGTCCTGGGAAGCTGATAAAGAAATATCGCAAGAGGCTAAAATTTTAGCGGCAGCCGCAGAGCTTGTGCATCTGGCAAGCCTTGTGCACGATGACGTTATGGACAGAGCCGACAAACGCAGAGGCATACAGACACTCAACAGCAAATTTTCCGATAAAGAGGCTGTGATATGCGGTGATTATATTATAGCAATAGCAATAAAGCTTATTTCAAGGATTGAGCTAAAAGAGAAAAAGAAGAATTTTCCTGACTATGCTTCAAAAATGTGTGAGGGACAGCTCAGGGAATTTCTTAATATAAATAATGTAACAATGAGTGCCTATACCTATTTTAGAATTATAAAAGGCAAAACAGCGGCGCTTTTTGAAGCTGTATGCTTTGCAGGGGCAAGTCTTTGTG
This is a stretch of genomic DNA from Oscillospiraceae bacterium. It encodes these proteins:
- a CDS encoding sulfite exporter TauE/SafE family protein; translation: MRTCMENKKNFIKTVVTGVVTGFVNGFFGAGGGLILVPLLKKLCNEKTAHSTSVAVILPLCVVGYFIYSSNITQLSVEALPFIIGGVLSAPLGALFLKKLSPTLLKKLFGGFMIFCALRMIFTG
- a CDS encoding sulfite exporter TauE/SafE family protein, producing the protein MDNFLYIFIGFLSGILSSMGFGGGTVLVLLLTSFMGVSQIKAQGINLLYFIPVAAASLIFHFKNNAVDKAVASQLIAWGIIGSFFGALTANFLEGKISLKFIFALFVLALGLKEIFSKKNEKEKEK
- a CDS encoding NAD(P)/FAD-dependent oxidoreductase; translation: MKIVIIGGGYAGVLTAKKLAKLSKKRKTIDITLIDKNSYHTMLTELHEVVGGRVEQDNIKIDLNKIFYSRPVRIVQDEILSVDKEKRTVYGKKKAYDYDILVVATGSQPTYFNVKGAKENAFPLWSFDDAVRLKEHIEGLFCSAKNENNKIPIFVIGAGFTGVETAGEIAEYVPILCKKYGVSRERAEIYLIDLLDRVIPTLPQKLSSKVQKRLEKMGVKVMLKTNVTEISQSKIFLDKKSFDTQTVIWAAGIEGAEISQNMSEKNLKGRLKTDAFLRCTDYPEIFAVGDCLYYEYEGSCVPRMVENAEQSAEICAHNIFVTAFNKGSLKEYKPSFHGVMVCVGSRYGVARVGFKNKMFNLPSFLAMFAKHFINIVYFCEVCGYNKVASYIKHEFIDIKHRRSFLGGLFAIKLPAILCVPLRVWLGAVWVFEGVMKIVGGWFSTPQLKSFFEGANSFYDSILNNTARHVSLTTDALSAATGAGGQEAESMGRVIFNLPIFNIVRFLFVCGADLSKATTNDFAFKIDVPLLDVFINNVVLPSATMQMTMQIVIVIAEILIGFAIMGGLFTFWALLVSLILQMMFITTTGLYLNTFWMIFAAIALLINSGRCLGLDYYASPLLKKGWKALPFVRRWYIYHD
- a CDS encoding polyprenyl synthetase family protein, which produces MTEKINISTLLSEVSEIIKGALLGAPELILTYTQHLTNATGKMFRARLLLVSSWEADKEISQEAKILAAAAELVHLASLVHDDVMDRADKRRGIQTLNSKFSDKEAVICGDYIIAIAIKLISRIELKEKKKNFPDYASKMCEGQLREFLNINNVTMSAYTYFRIIKGKTAALFEAVCFAGASLCEAEDINRYKKIGHYSGMAFQLMDDYRDVKQSTELKNANSDIKNGVVTLPQILAFCKGREFGEEKTYECAKKYIQKAIKEIELLKATESKKQALKDIILKIQEKK